In one window of Desulforhabdus amnigena DNA:
- a CDS encoding FmdB family zinc ribbon protein produces MPIYEYRCKSCQNDFEILIISSDDQQNATCPKCKSREVERILSCFCKSSAITDGAGSSCNAGSGGFS; encoded by the coding sequence ATGCCAATTTATGAGTACCGATGCAAGAGTTGTCAGAATGATTTTGAAATATTGATTATTTCTTCCGATGACCAACAAAATGCAACGTGCCCAAAATGCAAGAGTCGCGAAGTTGAACGGATCCTGTCTTGCTTTTGTAAATCATCGGCCATAACAGACGGAGCTGGATCGAGTTGCAATGCCGGTTCCGGAGGATTCAGCTGA
- a CDS encoding carboxymuconolactone decarboxylase family protein, which yields MEKDLVKRTQKTAKALFDGPTTLEVPYHLWKEFDRDLAKDLSLFITGNLYSREVLPLPERQMVAVAALAALQKTEELKIHLHGALNVGVPPKKLSETIFQIGVYAGFPAVNSALSAFKEVLISRGQWPLPHDEQP from the coding sequence ATGGAAAAAGATCTGGTGAAAAGGACTCAAAAAACGGCAAAAGCTCTCTTTGATGGCCCAACAACACTCGAAGTTCCCTATCATTTATGGAAAGAATTCGACCGGGATCTGGCCAAGGACCTCTCGCTTTTCATAACCGGCAATCTTTATTCCAGAGAAGTTTTGCCTCTGCCCGAACGCCAGATGGTTGCGGTTGCAGCCCTGGCAGCACTTCAGAAAACCGAAGAACTCAAAATACATTTGCACGGCGCATTGAACGTGGGGGTTCCCCCAAAAAAGCTGAGTGAAACCATTTTTCAGATCGGAGTTTATGCCGGCTTTCCTGCGGTAAACTCAGCACTTTCAGCGTTCAAGGAAGTTTTGATCAGCCGTGGACAATGGCCGCTGCCTCATGACGAACAGCCATGA
- a CDS encoding CooT family nickel-binding protein codes for MAWDFHRYGKYAANSNYTATTPLESYHSTNEDFEEKTMCEANAYLCKDGKEELVLEAVDVLENEGDQVRIANIFGEQKVVKGKIRSMSLVDHKILLEE; via the coding sequence ATGGCTTGGGATTTCCATCGATATGGGAAATATGCTGCCAATTCCAACTACACAGCAACCACCCCTTTGGAGTCATATCATTCAACCAACGAAGATTTTGAGGAGAAGACCATGTGCGAAGCCAACGCATATCTTTGCAAGGACGGTAAAGAAGAACTTGTTTTGGAAGCAGTGGACGTTTTGGAAAATGAAGGAGACCAAGTGCGGATTGCCAATATTTTCGGTGAACAAAAGGTCGTTAAGGGCAAGATAAGAAGTATGTCCTTGGTAGATCACAAAATTCTTCTCGAGGAATAG
- the efp gene encoding elongation factor P, translating to MATLTTSDLRKGLKLEIDGEPYIIVDFEFSKPGKGQALYRCRLKNMITGSQFDRTYRSVDKFESADLEEQDMQFLYSQGDSYHFMNTANYEQIEMNADQVGDAKNYLTENLVVSMLFFQGRPIGINLPNFVELKVIQSDPGIKGDTAAGATKPAKLETGFVIQVPLFIEEGETLKIDTRTGSYVERVKS from the coding sequence ATGGCTACATTGACGACAAGCGATTTGCGTAAGGGACTGAAGTTGGAGATTGATGGTGAACCATACATCATAGTGGATTTCGAATTTTCCAAACCGGGAAAAGGACAGGCATTGTATCGCTGTCGCCTCAAAAACATGATTACCGGTTCCCAATTTGATCGTACTTACCGCTCTGTGGACAAGTTTGAATCTGCAGACCTTGAAGAGCAGGATATGCAGTTTCTCTACAGTCAAGGCGACAGTTATCACTTTATGAACACGGCAAATTATGAGCAAATTGAGATGAACGCCGACCAGGTGGGGGATGCGAAAAATTATCTCACCGAAAATCTGGTGGTAAGCATGCTTTTCTTTCAGGGCCGTCCCATCGGCATCAACCTGCCAAACTTCGTTGAGCTCAAAGTCATTCAGTCCGACCCCGGCATAAAAGGTGACACAGCGGCTGGTGCAACCAAACCGGCCAAATTGGAAACCGGTTTTGTCATTCAAGTTCCCCTTTTCATTGAAGAGGGCGAAACATTGAAGATCGACACACGAACAGGATCTTACGTAGAACGAGTAAAATCCTGA
- a CDS encoding Mrp/NBP35 family ATP-binding protein, protein MKSCDSKSCASCASKDKKNKDEVIQCKLMRIKHKLIVMSGKGGVGKSSVATYLSLALAQKGYQVGLMDVDLHGPSIPKMFGLHGLLNITPEHEIIPHEYRPNLKVVSIESMLEDTDSAVIWRGPLKHGVIQQFIADCKWDDLDFLVVDCPPGTGDEPLSVAKLIPEAQAIIVTTPQEVALADVRKSINFCRKVNIEMAGLVENMSGLFCPHCNEFIPIFRTGGGRRTSELMNIPFLGSIPFDPAVVEGGDRGRPVIEDEVETPFKKAVFEFADAVLKRLKDAPKVAVAEDKTVH, encoded by the coding sequence ATGAAATCTTGCGATTCTAAATCGTGTGCAAGCTGTGCGAGCAAAGATAAAAAAAACAAGGACGAAGTGATTCAGTGCAAACTGATGCGCATCAAGCACAAACTCATTGTGATGAGTGGAAAGGGGGGGGTGGGGAAGAGCAGCGTGGCTACCTATCTTTCTCTCGCTTTGGCACAAAAGGGGTATCAAGTGGGATTGATGGATGTCGATTTGCACGGACCCAGCATCCCCAAAATGTTCGGGCTTCATGGGTTGCTCAATATTACCCCCGAGCATGAAATTATTCCCCATGAATATCGGCCGAACCTGAAAGTTGTATCCATAGAATCGATGCTCGAAGATACGGATTCAGCGGTCATCTGGCGTGGGCCGTTGAAGCACGGGGTGATTCAACAATTCATTGCCGACTGCAAATGGGATGATCTGGATTTTCTGGTGGTGGACTGTCCTCCAGGAACGGGTGATGAGCCTCTAAGTGTAGCCAAGCTGATACCCGAAGCGCAAGCCATCATCGTCACCACGCCTCAGGAGGTGGCCCTGGCCGATGTGCGCAAGTCCATCAATTTTTGCCGGAAAGTCAACATTGAAATGGCAGGGCTGGTGGAAAACATGTCCGGTCTTTTCTGTCCGCATTGCAACGAGTTCATTCCCATTTTCCGCACTGGAGGGGGGCGGAGGACTTCGGAGTTGATGAATATTCCCTTCCTGGGGTCAATTCCCTTCGATCCTGCCGTTGTAGAGGGTGGCGATCGGGGACGGCCGGTCATAGAGGATGAAGTGGAAACGCCTTTTAAAAAGGCAGTTTTCGAATTTGCAGACGCGGTTCTCAAAAGGCTGAAAGATGCGCCGAAGGTTGCGGTTGCAGAAGATAAAACAGTTCACTAG
- a CDS encoding RNA methyltransferase gives MKVNLKNIAIVLHEPHFPENIGAAARAAKNMGIRRLVVVNPLDCDLTRILRMATHTAEDVVADMEVYNEIEEALAPYRYVVGTTARTGSHRQGIKTPRRIAQELVPISEDNEIAILFGTESRGLTNQELRYCDALVTIPTADFSSLNLAQAVMVIAYELFTATQEEPQNFVPRLANRHELEGMYDHLTKTLAKINFINPENPEYWMTSVRKAFSRIGLRARDVKIIRGICRQIDWYVSQNRDSEIVQPTHAAFPMDE, from the coding sequence ATGAAAGTGAATCTTAAGAACATCGCAATTGTTCTCCATGAACCCCATTTCCCGGAAAACATCGGAGCTGCGGCACGAGCGGCTAAGAATATGGGCATCCGGCGGCTCGTGGTCGTCAATCCCCTCGACTGCGACCTGACACGCATCTTACGGATGGCCACTCATACGGCGGAAGATGTGGTGGCAGACATGGAGGTATACAATGAAATTGAGGAAGCCTTGGCCCCTTACCGGTACGTTGTCGGCACTACTGCAAGAACGGGATCGCATCGGCAGGGGATAAAGACTCCTCGCCGCATTGCCCAGGAACTGGTTCCTATCAGTGAAGACAATGAAATCGCTATCCTTTTCGGCACAGAAAGCCGGGGATTGACCAACCAGGAACTGAGATATTGCGATGCACTTGTGACTATTCCCACCGCCGACTTCTCTTCATTGAACCTGGCGCAGGCGGTCATGGTGATAGCATATGAGCTCTTTACAGCCACGCAGGAAGAACCCCAGAATTTTGTTCCCAGACTTGCGAACCGCCACGAACTGGAAGGCATGTACGATCATCTGACCAAAACCCTCGCCAAGATTAACTTTATCAACCCGGAAAATCCCGAGTATTGGATGACCAGCGTGAGAAAGGCCTTCAGCCGCATTGGGCTCCGAGCCAGGGACGTCAAAATCATTCGCGGAATATGTAGGCAAATCGATTGGTACGTCAGTCAAAATCGGGATAGTGAGATCGTTCAACCAACCCATGCCGCATTCCCTATGGATGAATGA
- the eno gene encoding phosphopyruvate hydratase — protein MGEILFVKGREILDSRGNPTVEAEVLLDSGYRGTAAVPSGASTGSREALELRDGDAGRYLGKGVMKAVQNVNDEIAPKIIGMDGRDQVGLDQFLISLDGTENKGRLGANAILAVSMAAAKAAAAESELPLYRYLGGALTYLLPVPLMNVLNGGAHADNNLDIQEFMIVPAGAHTFREALRMGAETFHHLKKVLKSKGLNTAVGDEGGFAPNLRSNEEAMEVLMQGIEAAGYEPGKDIFIALDAAASEFYKDGSYRLEAEKNPRKSAEELVEFYAEWASKYPIISLEDGMAEGDWPGWKLLTDRLGNKIQIVGDDVFVTNTKILAKGILEGVANSILIKLNQIGTVTETLQAINMAMNAGYTAVISHRSGETEDTTIADLAVASGAGQIKTGSLSRTDRIAKYNQLLRIEEELGDSACYAGLKAFKR, from the coding sequence ATGGGTGAAATTCTTTTTGTGAAGGGTAGAGAAATTTTGGATTCACGCGGAAATCCCACTGTGGAGGCGGAAGTTCTCCTGGACAGTGGTTACCGGGGAACTGCCGCCGTTCCGTCAGGAGCTTCGACCGGATCCCGGGAGGCTCTGGAGTTGAGAGACGGTGACGCCGGGCGTTATCTTGGTAAAGGAGTCATGAAGGCGGTTCAAAATGTCAACGATGAGATCGCACCAAAGATCATCGGCATGGACGGAAGAGATCAGGTCGGACTGGATCAGTTTCTTATTTCCCTCGATGGAACGGAAAATAAGGGCCGGCTCGGAGCCAACGCCATTCTCGCGGTCAGCATGGCTGCCGCCAAGGCGGCTGCAGCCGAGAGCGAACTCCCTCTTTACAGGTATCTTGGAGGGGCTTTGACGTACCTTCTGCCCGTTCCTCTGATGAACGTCCTCAACGGGGGCGCCCATGCAGACAACAATTTGGATATTCAAGAATTCATGATTGTCCCGGCCGGAGCTCACACTTTCCGGGAAGCATTGAGGATGGGGGCAGAAACCTTTCATCATTTGAAAAAGGTGCTCAAATCCAAAGGCTTGAACACTGCGGTGGGTGATGAAGGAGGATTTGCACCCAATCTTCGTTCCAACGAAGAAGCCATGGAAGTGCTCATGCAGGGCATTGAAGCAGCGGGATATGAACCGGGCAAGGATATTTTCATCGCCCTGGATGCTGCCGCCAGTGAATTCTACAAGGATGGCTCTTATCGCCTGGAAGCGGAGAAAAACCCCCGGAAGAGTGCGGAAGAACTGGTGGAATTCTATGCTGAATGGGCCTCAAAATATCCCATCATTTCTCTTGAGGATGGAATGGCTGAGGGGGATTGGCCCGGCTGGAAGCTGTTGACCGATCGGTTGGGAAATAAAATCCAGATCGTGGGTGACGACGTTTTCGTCACAAACACGAAGATTCTGGCCAAAGGCATTTTGGAAGGCGTTGCCAATTCAATTCTCATTAAGCTCAACCAGATCGGGACAGTAACGGAAACCCTCCAGGCCATAAATATGGCTATGAATGCCGGCTATACCGCCGTGATTTCTCACCGTTCCGGCGAAACAGAAGATACGACTATTGCAGATTTGGCCGTCGCCTCCGGCGCGGGTCAAATCAAGACGGGTTCGCTTTCCAGAACGGATCGAATCGCCAAGTACAATCAACTGCTCAGAATCGAGGAAGAGCTCGGGGATTCCGCCTGCTATGCCGGCTTGAAGGCTTTCAAGAGATAG
- a CDS encoding D-alanyl-D-alanine carboxypeptidase family protein: MPTKSINSEPGQTNGAGIETSPGQIDARGAVLMEVSTGTILFEHNADEVIEPASFTKIMTLYLVFQALKQGVIHMDDEVWVSETAWRTGGSKMFVGVGNKVPLEELLKGVAVVSGNDACVALAEHLAGSVDAFVDAMNQKAKELGMTQTHFMNPHGLPDQGQVTSARDMAILDLSYLQHFPESLRFHSMKEFTYNGINQYNRNRLLLKDSSVDGLKTGYVGAAGYHLSATAERNGMRLLAVVMGTASPSVREREALKLLNYGFRYYTLVQPFPQGQPLKQVNVWKGKKNVLDLYPAENPSFLIRLAQKNLLRWEVQAPEEITAPVTAQQQIGKVVFYVSDDPQKTIPLISHEDLPLANWFKRTWQTLISVHKIDWRWLTGILGGFAFLVIVFLFVSSRRSSSRRSRSFGR; this comes from the coding sequence GTGCCCACGAAAAGCATCAACTCCGAACCTGGTCAGACGAATGGTGCGGGCATTGAAACTTCTCCGGGGCAGATCGATGCCAGAGGAGCGGTTTTGATGGAAGTGTCGACGGGCACCATTTTGTTCGAACACAATGCGGATGAAGTCATCGAACCGGCCTCGTTCACCAAGATCATGACCCTCTATTTGGTATTTCAGGCACTGAAACAGGGGGTCATTCACATGGATGACGAAGTGTGGGTCAGTGAAACGGCCTGGCGCACCGGTGGCTCCAAAATGTTTGTGGGGGTGGGAAATAAAGTCCCATTGGAAGAGTTGTTGAAAGGAGTTGCCGTAGTTTCCGGCAATGACGCCTGTGTGGCTCTTGCTGAACATCTGGCCGGCAGTGTAGATGCTTTTGTAGACGCCATGAATCAAAAGGCAAAAGAATTGGGTATGACTCAGACCCATTTCATGAACCCTCATGGTTTGCCGGACCAGGGCCAGGTGACAAGCGCCCGGGACATGGCCATTCTGGATTTATCGTATCTTCAACACTTCCCCGAATCGCTGCGCTTTCACTCCATGAAGGAATTTACATATAACGGGATCAACCAATACAATCGCAACCGTTTGCTTTTGAAGGATTCTAGCGTCGATGGACTGAAAACGGGTTATGTCGGTGCTGCCGGCTATCATCTTTCCGCCACCGCTGAACGCAATGGCATGCGCTTATTGGCGGTGGTCATGGGCACCGCCAGTCCATCGGTTCGCGAACGTGAAGCATTGAAACTGCTCAACTACGGGTTCCGGTACTACACATTGGTCCAGCCCTTTCCTCAGGGCCAACCTTTGAAACAGGTCAATGTATGGAAGGGGAAAAAGAATGTTCTGGATCTTTATCCTGCAGAAAATCCCAGTTTCCTGATCCGCTTGGCGCAAAAAAATCTCTTACGCTGGGAAGTTCAGGCTCCCGAGGAAATCACGGCTCCCGTCACTGCTCAGCAACAGATCGGCAAAGTCGTTTTCTACGTTTCAGATGATCCCCAAAAAACTATCCCCCTGATTAGCCATGAAGATTTGCCTCTGGCCAACTGGTTCAAAAGAACATGGCAGACTCTCATATCTGTGCACAAAATCGACTGGCGCTGGCTGACGGGAATCCTGGGAGGATTTGCCTTCTTAGTGATCGTGTTTCTCTTTGTCTCGAGTCGGAGGTCTTCCTCCCGGCGCTCTCGTTCTTTTGGCAGGTGA
- a CDS encoding transketolase codes for MFNISLEQNSLTEEQQRTLHEMWLRCAKRIIVSTTLAGSGHPGGSMSSLHLLLLLYSTLRHRPNDPCWAERDRLLVSMGHISPAVYSVLSEFGYVQEEDVYLEFRQAGSSFTGHVERCVPGVEWNTGNLGQGLSAGAGMALGLQLKKNPARVAVLMGDGEQQKGQIAEARRFAVKYELSNLFGIVDRNHLQIGGSTNQVMPQAIRADYIASRWNVLYVEDGNDFEQVFQALKKVYRHEVDDPTVPSVIVARTVMGKGVSFMENKAKYHGSTLKDDEAARALEELGVENPIPSLREKRSTRKIFQSHFCAPQAYPRIEVGEPRTYGPDERTDNRSAYGAVLEDLARLNNMGEIPKVLGFSCDLEGSVKMQGFHRLSENAFFEAGIQEHHCATLAGAVSKEDFAAFFSTFGVFGVCETYNQHRLNDINETQLKLVCTHVGLDVGEDGQTHQCIDYLSLLQNLYGFSLFMPADPNQTDRVIRHIAENPGNFFVGMGRSKMSPILDEAGAPAFGGAYKFVPGKADWLRRGTHGAILSYGSVLHYAVQAREELAQKHGLQLAVLNFASIKPLDAAAIAEAAKTGLLITAEDHHVDTGLGARVSNVLTDEGTPCRLIRLGVKKYGLSGKPSDLYHSEGIDTEGIVKAVLNAKEKRWLKI; via the coding sequence ATGTTCAACATCTCTTTGGAACAGAATTCCTTGACGGAAGAGCAGCAAAGAACTCTCCATGAAATGTGGCTTCGGTGCGCAAAACGGATCATTGTGAGCACCACACTTGCCGGGAGCGGTCATCCAGGTGGGTCCATGTCCTCCCTGCACCTGCTTTTGCTTCTTTACAGCACGCTCCGCCATCGTCCAAACGATCCTTGTTGGGCTGAAAGAGACCGGTTGCTGGTAAGCATGGGGCATATCAGCCCTGCCGTCTACAGCGTATTGAGCGAATTCGGCTACGTTCAGGAAGAAGACGTCTATCTGGAATTCAGACAGGCGGGTTCTTCCTTTACAGGGCATGTGGAACGCTGTGTGCCGGGTGTCGAATGGAATACGGGAAATCTAGGCCAGGGACTATCTGCTGGAGCCGGTATGGCCCTGGGCCTCCAGCTGAAGAAAAATCCAGCCCGCGTAGCGGTTCTCATGGGTGATGGAGAACAACAAAAGGGGCAGATCGCCGAGGCCAGACGCTTTGCCGTGAAGTACGAACTCAGCAATCTCTTTGGCATCGTAGATCGAAACCATCTGCAGATCGGGGGCAGCACCAATCAGGTGATGCCTCAGGCAATCCGTGCCGATTACATCGCTTCTCGCTGGAATGTCCTTTATGTCGAAGACGGCAACGATTTCGAGCAGGTTTTCCAGGCACTCAAAAAAGTATACCGGCATGAAGTGGACGACCCGACTGTCCCTTCAGTCATAGTAGCCCGCACCGTGATGGGAAAGGGTGTATCCTTCATGGAAAACAAGGCCAAATATCACGGCTCCACCCTGAAAGACGATGAAGCCGCCAGGGCCCTTGAAGAACTGGGAGTGGAGAATCCCATCCCTTCGCTCCGGGAAAAGCGTTCTACTCGAAAAATCTTTCAGAGTCATTTCTGCGCCCCCCAGGCTTATCCCAGGATTGAGGTGGGGGAACCCAGAACGTATGGCCCTGATGAACGGACGGACAACCGGTCTGCATATGGAGCTGTACTGGAAGACCTCGCACGTTTGAACAACATGGGAGAGATTCCAAAAGTCCTGGGTTTCAGCTGTGATCTGGAAGGTTCAGTGAAAATGCAGGGTTTTCATAGGCTTTCCGAAAATGCCTTTTTTGAAGCAGGCATACAGGAACATCACTGTGCGACTCTGGCGGGCGCTGTCAGCAAAGAAGATTTTGCAGCTTTTTTCAGTACTTTTGGAGTGTTTGGCGTTTGCGAAACGTACAATCAGCATCGTTTGAACGATATCAACGAGACACAACTGAAACTGGTTTGCACGCACGTTGGTTTGGACGTCGGAGAAGACGGTCAAACTCATCAGTGCATCGACTATTTGAGCCTCCTGCAAAACCTGTATGGATTTTCTCTCTTTATGCCTGCCGACCCCAACCAGACGGATCGAGTGATTCGCCATATCGCCGAAAATCCAGGAAATTTCTTTGTCGGGATGGGACGTTCCAAAATGTCTCCCATTTTGGATGAGGCAGGAGCCCCCGCATTTGGGGGAGCATATAAGTTTGTTCCCGGAAAGGCGGATTGGCTGAGACGAGGAACTCACGGCGCCATTTTGAGCTACGGTTCTGTTCTCCATTATGCCGTGCAGGCTCGGGAAGAGCTTGCTCAAAAACACGGCCTGCAGTTGGCTGTTCTGAACTTTGCGTCTATCAAGCCTCTCGATGCTGCAGCCATTGCTGAAGCGGCCAAGACCGGACTCCTCATCACTGCCGAAGATCACCATGTGGATACCGGGCTTGGAGCAAGAGTCTCCAACGTACTGACAGACGAGGGGACGCCCTGCAGGCTGATTCGACTTGGCGTGAAAAAGTATGGCCTATCGGGCAAGCCGTCCGATCTGTATCATTCGGAAGGAATCGATACGGAAGGAATCGTTAAGGCTGTCCTGAATGCTAAAGAAAAGAGATGGCTGAAAATTTGA
- the amrB gene encoding AmmeMemoRadiSam system protein B, with amino-acid sequence MTKEKIRESVIAGSWYSDDPQTLKHEIARYLENADISSIEGEVVGLVAPHAGYMYSGGVAAHAYKTLKGRSFDSVIVLAPSHRAYFKGASVYPLGGYRTPLGIVPLDHETIALLLKHSPFIEYIPEADAQEHSLEIQLPFLQVVLRDFRLVPIVMATQSFDFCLKLANILAEVCKGRRVLIVASSDLSHYHSYKEAKQLDQLVIDRVSSFDPQGLSEALRKGECEACGAGPIITMMLTAQKLGADHAKVLHYANSGDITGDTRGVVGYMAAAIYKETGQTKSKHRERSEKVGVDLGLSQEEKETLRHIAYEAIRSRCLGKPFPKIPLTSPKFKEHRGAFVCLHKGKELRGCIGMIEGREPLHQTIRDMAVQAAFADPRFCALQPEELDQIDIEISVLTPLERIQNPSQIEIGKHGIWIRKGAYSGLLLPQVAIEQKWDRNTFLEWTCRKAGLQPDAWKEPDTEIYIFSADVF; translated from the coding sequence ATGACCAAGGAAAAGATTCGCGAATCGGTTATTGCGGGAAGTTGGTATTCTGATGATCCGCAGACCCTAAAACATGAAATTGCCCGTTACCTGGAAAACGCCGATATTTCGTCTATAGAAGGCGAAGTGGTGGGTCTGGTTGCCCCTCACGCTGGCTACATGTATTCTGGAGGCGTTGCTGCGCATGCTTACAAGACTCTCAAAGGCCGGTCTTTCGATAGCGTTATCGTTCTCGCCCCAAGTCACCGGGCATATTTCAAAGGGGCCAGTGTCTATCCTCTTGGCGGATACCGGACTCCGTTGGGTATTGTCCCTCTGGATCATGAGACAATCGCTTTGTTGCTCAAGCATTCGCCTTTCATCGAGTACATCCCAGAGGCGGACGCCCAGGAACATTCCCTTGAAATTCAACTCCCATTTTTGCAGGTCGTTCTGAGAGACTTTCGTTTGGTTCCCATTGTCATGGCAACCCAATCCTTCGACTTCTGTCTGAAGTTGGCCAACATCCTGGCAGAAGTCTGCAAGGGACGAAGGGTTCTCATTGTGGCCAGCAGCGACCTTTCCCATTATCATTCGTACAAGGAGGCCAAGCAACTCGATCAGTTGGTCATAGACCGCGTTTCCTCCTTCGATCCCCAAGGATTATCTGAAGCCCTCCGCAAAGGCGAATGCGAAGCCTGTGGTGCAGGCCCCATAATCACCATGATGTTGACCGCTCAAAAACTTGGGGCCGATCATGCCAAAGTCCTGCATTATGCCAATTCGGGAGATATTACCGGAGATACCAGGGGTGTTGTAGGCTATATGGCGGCCGCCATCTATAAAGAGACCGGTCAAACCAAGAGCAAGCATCGTGAAAGGTCGGAAAAGGTGGGAGTGGATCTGGGACTCTCCCAAGAGGAAAAGGAAACCCTTCGACACATTGCCTATGAGGCGATCAGGAGCCGTTGTTTGGGCAAGCCTTTCCCGAAGATTCCTCTGACCTCACCGAAATTTAAAGAACATAGAGGCGCATTTGTCTGCCTTCATAAGGGAAAGGAATTGCGCGGTTGTATCGGTATGATCGAAGGCAGGGAGCCTCTACATCAGACCATACGGGATATGGCCGTTCAGGCTGCGTTTGCCGATCCCCGGTTTTGTGCTCTGCAACCGGAGGAATTGGATCAAATCGACATTGAGATTTCCGTTCTGACACCTCTTGAACGCATTCAGAATCCCTCACAAATCGAGATCGGCAAGCATGGTATCTGGATCCGCAAGGGAGCCTATTCCGGTTTGCTTCTGCCCCAGGTTGCCATAGAACAGAAATGGGACCGCAATACTTTTTTGGAATGGACGTGCAGAAAGGCGGGATTACAGCCTGATGCCTGGAAAGAACCGGATACTGAAATCTATATCTTCTCGGCAGACGTTTTCTAA